The window AGTATTTAAATCGTTTAAAACTCTAGCTTTAGCATCATCTAAAGTTTCAAAAATAAGATCTTTATGTAGCTCATTATTTATAAACTCTTGAATAGCCTTTATATTGTTTTTACTCTCTTGAGATAGATTTTCATAGTAATTTTTAAATTTTTTAGCAGCTTCTATAGGAACAATAACTCCTGCGCTAGAAAACTCTCCTCTTTTACCAAAAATAGGAAATCCAATTTCAGCTTTTCCTTGGTAAAGGTGCTGAATATCTCTATCTAAAAGATCATCACTAGTTACAACTCTATCAAAGGATGTATTTACAAAAATAGGCATATGTCTATGAGAGTGCAGTTCAATATCAAAAACTCCAGATTCACTCATCTCCTCAATCTCTTTCCAGCTAAGGTATTTAAACTCTCTACTATTCTCATCTTCAATATAAGCTGTATTAAGATATAAAGTAGCTTTCATCTTGTACTTTTTTAATAGTGGAAAAGCGTTTTTATAGTTATCATAGTAACCATCATCAAAAGTTAGTGCCACACTATTTTTAGGTAACTTACCATTTTTTTCCATAGCTTCTAATATCTCTTTATTGGTCATTGTTCTCATATTTAAAAACCAGATATTTTTAAGATGTTCCTCAAACCAATGAGTGGGAACTCCAGCTTCTCCAATGTGATGATATAAAAACCATGGGTTTCCTTTTTTGTTGTAATACACACATGCAATTAAAAAAACATATATTAAAAACTCCATAAAAACCTCCTAAATACTAGAATCTAACTATTATACATTAAAAAAGTATATCATATTTTTTACAATTCTGCATCTCTTTAGGTTCAAATAAGGGAGAAAGGTAGATAATTCTTTTTTTATTGAAAAAATATTTTGACAAATAATTTTTTTAATGTTATATTACTTTTGAAATTAATTTGCAAGCGCTTGCAAAAATATAAAATGTTTTAAAACAAAATATAAGTTACGGAAATAAACAAAAAAGGGGAGAATATGGAAAATATAAAGCATATGAGTGAACTATCATTACCAAAGCGTCTTTTGGCATATTTAGTAATTTTAGTAGGGTATTTCTTTTACTGTTATAACTTTGTAGTTATTGATTATGTAAGACCATTTTTAGTTCAATATTATGGAATAACTTTAGGACAAACAGCACTATTTTACACTGCACAATCTATAGGAGCACTAATTGGAGCTTTAAGTTGTGCATGGTTCGCAGAAAATTTTGGAAGAAAGAAAGTTTTAATTTTAATAACTTTACTTAATGGAGGAGCTACTTTAGTAAATCTTTCAAGTAGATCATTTGAAACTTGGATGATTATGAGATTTATAATTGGAATCTCTTTAGGTGGATATTTTACAGTTGCAGTAACGGTTATGGTAGGACTATTTACAGCAAAAGTAAGAGCAAAAGTTACTGCATTTGCATCTAGTTTATTTTCAATAGCTTTAATAATTATGGGAGCTTACGGAGCTTTATTAGGGGAAAGCAATTGGGAGATGCTTATGGTAATTGGAGGACTTCCACCAGTAATTGCAGCTATAGCTATGATCTTTTTGGTACCAAGTGAAAAGAAATATATTCCTTTTGGTAGTGAAAAAGAGGGAGATAATGAGACTAAAGCTGAAGAGGAAAAGAAAGGTAGCTGGAAAGAGATGTTCTCTGGAAAGTTAGCAAAGATATCTATAACGTGTATCTTATTATCTGGTTTAAATTTTATAGGTTACCAGTTCTTTAGTGGATTTGTTACAGTTTATTTAAGAGAAGTTAGAAACTTTGATGCAAAAACAATGGGAATATTATTCTCAGCAGCTTCTTCAGGATCTTTAGTAGGAGCTTATGTATGGGGATTTGTAGCAGATAAATTTGGAAGAAAAGTAAATGCCTTTGGATTTATACTGTCATCAATAATGATAGGTCTGTATTTTGTGGCACCAAGTAATGTAACAATACTTTCAATTTGTGGATTTGTTTACGGAATTGGATTAGCTTCAAGTGCAATTTGGGGAGGATACTTTACAGAGCTATTCCCAAGACATTTAAAAACAATGGGAGCGTCACTATTCCACGGTGGAAGAATAATAGCGTTATTTGCACCAAGTATTGTTGTAGCAGTTAGAAATGCTACATCACTACAAACAGCAATGTGGGGAGCACCTATATTATTTACAATAGCAGCAATACTTTGGTTAACACTACCTGAAACTCTTGAAACAGGAGTTTTATATAAAAAAGAAAACTAAAAACTAAGAGATAAAAAGGAAAGGTAACGATTATGTCTAAATATCAAGAAATAAAGAAATTAGTAAGAGAATATTTTGATGCAATGGAAAATGCAACACCAGAAACAGTTGAAGAGGTTATAAAGCAATACACAGGTGAAAACTACCAGTGGAGAGGAGTTTATCCTTTTAGAGAGCAAGATGGAGCAACTGCAACTGCAGAAGTTTTCTGGAAACCATTAATGACTTCAATAAAGCACCTTCAAAGAAGACAAGACGTTTTCATTGCTGGAACAAATGAAGTTGAAAGTGATGAGCAGTGGGTTATGTCAATGGGACACTTCATGGGATTATTTGATGAAGAGTATTTAGGAATTAGACCTACAGGAAAGATGATAAATTTAAGATATGCTGAGTTTTCATGCGTAGAAAATGGTAAAATAGTAAAAACTGGATTATTCGTTGATTTATTAGGATTAATGGATCAAGCTGGAGTTTATCCATTACCACCATCAACTGGAAAATATTTTGTATATCCAGGACCAAGAAATCACGATGGATTACTGTTTGAAGATGCTGCACCAGAAGAGGGGGTAAAAACTTTAGCTCTTGTTAATAAAATGGTTGAAGATCTATCAGCATTAAATAGAAGTGGAGCTATGGGAATAACTCCAGATGTATTAGAGCCATCATGGTCTAAGAATATGATATGGTATGGACCTGCAGGAGTAGGAGCAAGCTATACTATACCAAGATATATAGCTCAGCATTCACTTCCATTTAGAAGTAGTCTAACAGATAAGGTGTTTAATGGACATGTATGTAGATTTGCTGAAGGAAACTTCTCTTGTTTCTTTGGATGGCCAAACTTATCTAACACACCAATTGGTGGATGGTTAGGATTGCCAGGCGGAAAAGTAAAAGCAGACATGCAAGTTGTAGATGTTTACTATAGAGATGGAGATAAACTATCTGAAAACTGGGTATTAATTGATATTCCATTCTGGTTAAAGCAACAAGGGTTAGATGTATTTGAAAGAACAGCAAA of the Cetobacterium sp. NK01 genome contains:
- a CDS encoding polysaccharide deacetylase family protein, whose product is MEFLIYVFLIACVYYNKKGNPWFLYHHIGEAGVPTHWFEEHLKNIWFLNMRTMTNKEILEAMEKNGKLPKNSVALTFDDGYYDNYKNAFPLLKKYKMKATLYLNTAYIEDENSREFKYLSWKEIEEMSESGVFDIELHSHRHMPIFVNTSFDRVVTSDDLLDRDIQHLYQGKAEIGFPIFGKRGEFSSAGVIVPIEAAKKFKNYYENLSQESKNNIKAIQEFINNELHKDLIFETLDDAKARVLNDLNTNISLIDEHTGHRPNFFCWPWGHRSPEFIAILKGAGIKGFVTTRKGTNSLKLDLENIRRVELRVFSPLKFKLNLLICRNYLLGRIYQLLS
- a CDS encoding ester cyclase — protein: MSKYQEIKKLVREYFDAMENATPETVEEVIKQYTGENYQWRGVYPFREQDGATATAEVFWKPLMTSIKHLQRRQDVFIAGTNEVESDEQWVMSMGHFMGLFDEEYLGIRPTGKMINLRYAEFSCVENGKIVKTGLFVDLLGLMDQAGVYPLPPSTGKYFVYPGPRNHDGLLFEDAAPEEGVKTLALVNKMVEDLSALNRSGAMGITPDVLEPSWSKNMIWYGPAGVGASYTIPRYIAQHSLPFRSSLTDKVFNGHVCRFAEGNFSCFFGWPNLSNTPIGGWLGLPGGKVKADMQVVDVYYRDGDKLSENWVLIDIPFWLKQQGLDVFERTANILNPKF
- a CDS encoding MFS transporter, coding for MENIKHMSELSLPKRLLAYLVILVGYFFYCYNFVVIDYVRPFLVQYYGITLGQTALFYTAQSIGALIGALSCAWFAENFGRKKVLILITLLNGGATLVNLSSRSFETWMIMRFIIGISLGGYFTVAVTVMVGLFTAKVRAKVTAFASSLFSIALIIMGAYGALLGESNWEMLMVIGGLPPVIAAIAMIFLVPSEKKYIPFGSEKEGDNETKAEEEKKGSWKEMFSGKLAKISITCILLSGLNFIGYQFFSGFVTVYLREVRNFDAKTMGILFSAASSGSLVGAYVWGFVADKFGRKVNAFGFILSSIMIGLYFVAPSNVTILSICGFVYGIGLASSAIWGGYFTELFPRHLKTMGASLFHGGRIIALFAPSIVVAVRNATSLQTAMWGAPILFTIAAILWLTLPETLETGVLYKKEN